In the genome of Streptomyces sp. NBC_00190, one region contains:
- a CDS encoding endonuclease/exonuclease/phosphatase family protein, producing MAVGSVTKVMKVKTAPAPTAPRERRSPPRARRSGRRGRIVAALAVLTSLLMLLHDWIPNRIGNFGSLVQTFLPWTGAAVVLLLAAALLRRSRVALIAVLLPAFTWAALHGGTFLDRGDGGAADLTVVTHNVDDVNPDPAGTARALAACGAQLIALEELTEPAVRGYEQTLAGTHPYHVVEGTVGLWSTYPLRDTAPVAIMPWTRALRATADTPAGPLTVYVAHLPSVRVRLGSGFTTERRNAAAGRLAAELAAAPAGRTLLVGDFNGTTDDRALAPVMGRFRSAHDAAGAGFGFTWPEAFPVARIDQILVRDLTPVSAWTLPATPSDHLPVAASLRF from the coding sequence ATGGCCGTCGGGAGCGTCACCAAGGTCATGAAGGTCAAGACCGCCCCCGCACCGACGGCCCCGCGCGAGCGCCGGTCCCCGCCCCGCGCCCGCCGCTCCGGCCGCCGTGGCCGGATCGTCGCCGCCCTGGCCGTACTGACGTCCCTGTTGATGCTGCTCCACGACTGGATCCCGAACCGGATCGGGAACTTCGGCAGCCTCGTCCAGACCTTCCTGCCCTGGACCGGCGCAGCCGTCGTCCTGCTTCTGGCCGCCGCTCTCCTGCGCCGGTCCCGCGTCGCGCTGATCGCCGTCCTGCTGCCCGCGTTCACCTGGGCGGCGCTCCACGGCGGCACCTTCCTCGACCGGGGCGACGGCGGGGCGGCGGACCTCACCGTCGTCACCCACAACGTGGACGACGTGAACCCCGACCCCGCCGGTACCGCCCGCGCCCTGGCCGCCTGCGGCGCCCAGCTGATCGCCCTGGAAGAGCTGACCGAGCCCGCCGTGCGCGGGTACGAACAGACGCTGGCCGGGACCCACCCGTACCACGTGGTGGAGGGCACGGTCGGGCTGTGGAGCACCTACCCCCTGCGTGACACGGCCCCGGTGGCGATCATGCCGTGGACCCGCGCGCTACGGGCCACCGCCGACACCCCCGCCGGCCCGCTCACCGTTTACGTTGCCCATCTCCCTTCCGTACGCGTGCGCCTGGGCTCGGGTTTCACCACCGAGCGCCGCAATGCGGCCGCGGGACGGCTCGCCGCTGAGCTGGCCGCCGCCCCGGCCGGCCGCACGCTCCTGGTCGGGGACTTCAACGGCACGACCGACGACCGGGCCCTGGCTCCGGTGATGGGCCGCTTCCGCTCCGCCCATGACGCGGCGGGAGCGGGCTTCGGCTTCACCTGGCCCGAGGCGTTTCCCGTCGCCCGCATCGACCAGATCCTGGTCCGGGACCTCACCCCGGTGTCGGCGTGGACCCTGCCGGCCACCCCCAGCGACCACCTGCCCGTGGCGGCCTCATTGCGGTTCTGA
- a CDS encoding ABC transporter ATP-binding protein, which yields MTTDTTTGELLRVTGLRKTYRTGGTEVVAVDDLSFSLPAGGALGIVGESGSGKTTTARMLIGLERPDAGEILVQGEPLAASVRGRAARLARAKAVQIVFQDPYLSLDARIGIGATVDGVLRLHGWRDPAVRADRVRELLAQVGLGDREAAALPRRLSGGQRQRAAIARALAVEPAVLLLDEAVSALDVSVQAQVLNLLADIRRDTGIGLVFVSHDLAVVRYVCDEALVMYRGRTMEHRPVAELLASPEHPYTRLLLASVPRPGWDPDSISRRRRRLDPFRTVGAGPAG from the coding sequence TTGACCACCGATACCACCACGGGGGAGCTTCTCCGGGTGACCGGCCTGCGCAAGACCTACCGCACGGGCGGGACGGAGGTCGTCGCGGTCGACGACCTGTCGTTCTCCCTGCCGGCGGGCGGAGCGCTCGGCATCGTCGGCGAGTCCGGTTCCGGGAAGACCACCACGGCGCGCATGCTGATCGGCCTCGAACGGCCCGACGCGGGAGAGATCCTCGTACAGGGCGAGCCGCTCGCCGCGTCGGTACGGGGCAGGGCGGCCCGACTGGCCCGGGCCAAGGCCGTGCAGATCGTCTTCCAGGACCCCTACCTCTCCCTGGACGCCCGGATCGGTATCGGCGCGACCGTCGACGGCGTGCTCCGGCTGCACGGCTGGCGCGACCCCGCGGTGCGGGCCGACCGGGTCCGGGAGCTGCTGGCCCAGGTCGGCCTCGGCGACCGGGAGGCGGCCGCCCTGCCCCGGCGGCTCTCCGGCGGGCAGCGCCAACGCGCCGCGATCGCCCGGGCGCTGGCGGTCGAACCGGCCGTCCTCCTGCTCGACGAGGCGGTGTCCGCCCTGGACGTGTCCGTGCAGGCGCAGGTGCTCAACCTGCTGGCGGACATCCGGCGCGACACGGGGATCGGGCTGGTCTTCGTCAGCCACGACCTGGCCGTGGTCCGGTACGTCTGCGACGAGGCGCTCGTCATGTACCGGGGGCGGACCATGGAACACCGGCCCGTCGCCGAACTGCTCGCCAGCCCCGAACACCCGTACACCCGGCTGCTGCTGGCGTCCGTCCCGCGTCCCGGCTGGGACCCCGACTCGATCAGCCGGCGGCGCCGGCGCCTCGATCCGTTCAGGACGGTGGGAGCCGGCCCGGCGGGGTAG
- a CDS encoding ABC transporter ATP-binding protein translates to MTVPETTLLAYDGLTVTLPSMARPILDGIELRVSAGEIVALVGESGSGKSVTARAALGLFPTGAEVGGRVRVDGIDLVGADPARLREVRTNKAAMIYQDPRAAINPVRRIGDFLTEPLRLVHGWSKTQADARAVELLGAVGLPDPARHLKQYPHELSGGMLQRVVIAAALTAEPRLLLCDEPTTALDVSTQAEILAILGRLQRERGLGLLLITHDIELAAAVSDRTYVMYAGRIVETAPVAELFASPRHPYTAGLLGSSPPLDGPTGRLTPIPGAPMGLLESAPGCAFAPRCRFAEPGRCDQSPPALRRTGPAEVACHRAAELVGSIQSSREES, encoded by the coding sequence ATGACCGTGCCCGAAACGACGCTGCTCGCGTACGACGGACTCACCGTCACCCTGCCCTCGATGGCCCGCCCGATCCTGGACGGCATCGAACTGCGGGTCTCCGCCGGCGAGATCGTCGCCCTCGTCGGGGAATCCGGCTCGGGGAAGTCCGTCACCGCCCGCGCCGCGCTCGGTCTCTTCCCCACGGGCGCCGAGGTCGGCGGCCGGGTCCGCGTCGACGGCATCGACCTGGTCGGGGCCGACCCCGCGAGACTGCGGGAGGTACGGACGAACAAGGCGGCGATGATCTACCAGGACCCCCGGGCGGCCATCAACCCGGTACGCCGCATAGGGGACTTCCTCACCGAGCCGCTGCGCCTGGTCCACGGCTGGTCCAAGACCCAGGCCGACGCCAGGGCCGTCGAACTGCTCGGCGCGGTGGGCCTGCCCGACCCCGCCCGGCACCTGAAGCAGTACCCGCACGAGCTCTCCGGCGGCATGCTCCAGCGCGTCGTGATCGCCGCGGCCCTCACCGCCGAACCCCGGCTGCTGCTGTGCGACGAACCCACCACCGCCCTCGACGTCAGCACCCAGGCGGAGATCCTCGCCATCCTGGGGCGACTGCAGCGCGAACGCGGACTCGGGCTGCTCCTCATCACCCACGACATCGAACTCGCGGCCGCGGTCAGCGACCGGACCTACGTGATGTACGCCGGCCGGATCGTGGAGACGGCGCCCGTCGCGGAACTCTTCGCCTCCCCCCGGCACCCCTACACCGCGGGGCTGCTCGGCTCTTCGCCGCCCCTCGACGGTCCTACCGGGCGGCTGACCCCGATCCCCGGCGCCCCGATGGGGCTGCTGGAGTCCGCGCCGGGCTGCGCCTTCGCACCGCGCTGCCGGTTCGCCGAGCCGGGCCGCTGCGACCAGTCTCCGCCGGCGCTGCGACGAACGGGGCCGGCCGAGGTCGCCTGCCACCGCGCCGCCGAGCTCGTCGGCTCCATCCAGTCCAGCAGGGAGGAAAGTTGA
- a CDS encoding ABC transporter permease, giving the protein MSAPILTPAAPGGPRPGPGSRTGTRTRTRLGSLARLRTLGGSRLQRACLLLLVLFVLVALLAPWLAPQDPTFGQLGDSLLGPGADHWLGTDQGGHDTFSALIAGARTSLAGPLAVVVFSTVVGIAVGLSTGWRGGWVDTLAGRVLDVVFAFPALLLAILAVALFGKGMTAPVLAMAIAYMPYTARLVRGLAVQEKARPYVAAYQVQGHSALYVTVRRMLPNIAPTLLAQSTVNFGYALLDLAALSFLGLGVQPPTPDWGAMINQGQAAVLQGQPLSAVVPAVAVVLVVVAFNVVGEDLGDRLAGRDS; this is encoded by the coding sequence ATGAGCGCACCGATCCTGACACCCGCCGCGCCCGGCGGCCCCCGCCCCGGCCCCGGGTCCCGCACCGGCACCCGCACCCGCACGCGTCTCGGGAGCCTCGCCCGGCTGCGGACCCTCGGCGGCAGCCGGCTCCAGCGGGCCTGCCTGCTGCTCCTCGTCCTGTTCGTCCTCGTCGCGCTGCTCGCACCCTGGCTCGCGCCCCAGGACCCCACCTTCGGGCAGCTCGGCGACAGCCTCCTGGGCCCGGGCGCCGACCATTGGCTGGGCACCGACCAGGGCGGCCACGACACCTTCTCGGCGCTGATCGCCGGGGCGCGCACCAGCCTCGCCGGCCCCCTCGCGGTCGTGGTGTTCTCCACCGTCGTCGGCATCGCCGTCGGCCTGTCCACGGGGTGGCGGGGCGGCTGGGTCGACACCCTGGCCGGCCGCGTGCTCGACGTGGTGTTCGCCTTCCCCGCCCTGCTGCTGGCGATCCTCGCGGTGGCCCTGTTCGGCAAGGGGATGACGGCGCCCGTGCTCGCCATGGCGATCGCGTACATGCCGTACACCGCACGCCTGGTACGCGGCCTCGCCGTACAGGAGAAGGCCCGGCCCTACGTCGCCGCCTACCAGGTACAGGGCCACTCCGCCCTGTACGTCACCGTGCGCAGGATGCTGCCCAACATCGCCCCGACCCTGCTCGCCCAGTCGACGGTGAACTTCGGTTACGCCCTGCTCGACCTCGCGGCCCTCTCCTTCCTGGGGCTGGGCGTACAGCCGCCGACCCCCGACTGGGGCGCCATGATCAACCAGGGGCAAGCCGCCGTACTCCAGGGCCAGCCGCTGTCCGCGGTGGTGCCGGCCGTGGCCGTCGTCCTGGTGGTCGTCGCCTTCAACGTCGTCGGGGAAGACCTCGGCGACCGGCTCGCGGGGAGGGACTCCTGA
- a CDS encoding ABC transporter permease encodes MTAAAARAVRVLRKLAGMAATLLVTSFLVFSSLFLAPGDPASFLVKGRSPSPQELAEIRRQYGFDDPFLVRYGHWLEGVLRGDFGRSYLFHQDVGSVIWSRLPSSLLLIGTSALMIAVVGVAAGMAGALRRGTRTDRSLMLLVTVGAAAPAFVAALLFRSVLGVRLGWFPTIGNGTGLLDRLHHVILPAAALSVTFMALVTRVTRSAMIDELGRDHVEVALSRGTPRRTVIRRHVLRNALGPIVTVSALLVSGMLVSTAIVETAFGMSGVGSLLVQCVDQLDFQVVQAIVLLVVAAFVVVNALVDLVHPLIDPRMAAAGSAR; translated from the coding sequence ATGACGGCCGCGGCGGCGCGCGCCGTACGGGTCCTGCGCAAGCTCGCCGGAATGGCGGCGACCCTGCTGGTCACCTCCTTCCTGGTGTTCTCCTCACTGTTCCTGGCGCCCGGGGACCCGGCGAGCTTCCTGGTGAAGGGGCGCAGCCCCAGCCCGCAGGAACTCGCCGAGATCCGCAGGCAGTACGGCTTCGACGACCCCTTCCTGGTCCGCTACGGACACTGGCTCGAAGGGGTGCTGCGGGGCGACTTCGGCCGCTCCTACCTCTTCCACCAGGACGTCGGCTCGGTCATCTGGTCCCGGCTTCCCTCGTCCCTGCTGCTCATCGGGACGTCCGCCCTGATGATCGCCGTGGTCGGCGTCGCCGCCGGCATGGCGGGCGCGCTGCGCAGGGGGACCCGGACCGACCGCTCCCTGATGCTCCTGGTGACGGTGGGCGCCGCCGCGCCCGCCTTCGTCGCCGCGCTCCTGTTCCGGTCCGTCCTGGGCGTGCGGCTCGGCTGGTTCCCCACGATCGGGAACGGCACCGGCCTACTGGACCGGCTGCACCACGTCATCCTTCCGGCAGCGGCCCTGTCCGTGACCTTCATGGCGCTGGTCACCCGCGTGACCCGCTCGGCGATGATCGACGAACTGGGCCGCGATCACGTCGAGGTCGCCCTCAGCCGCGGAACACCGCGGCGCACGGTGATCCGGCGCCACGTGCTGCGCAACGCGCTCGGGCCGATCGTGACGGTCTCCGCGCTGCTGGTCTCGGGGATGCTGGTGAGCACCGCCATCGTGGAAACCGCCTTCGGCATGTCCGGAGTGGGCTCCTTGCTGGTCCAGTGCGTGGACCAGCTGGACTTCCAGGTCGTCCAGGCCATCGTGCTGCTCGTGGTGGCCGCGTTCGTCGTGGTCAACGCACTCGTCGACCTGGTGCATCCGCTGATCGACCCGCGCATGGCGGCGGCGGGGAGCGCACGATGA
- a CDS encoding ABC transporter substrate-binding protein: MSSPRTGSPRTGSPRRHQLLRRHQLLRLLRLRSAAAAGLAAAAVLLTSACSGTANKPSDGATAYRLTDRTPAPAGAVDSFTWSVFAEPTSIDYAYSFDYPPNQILANVCESLLRWDPDLTTSPNLAASYTNPTPTTWVYQIRPGVRFHDGTELTADDVVASLRRNLDPQTASVWAYPFRNVTSVDRTGAMEVTVTLAKPDSTFNKYLAASPGTIESAATLAKAGKNYGNPQTGVNCTGPFSFASWTSGQSLTLKRFDDYWNPELKAKSGEVKFVFLADPTTRVNAFQSGEVDGGWMVPPNAYAGLRASQAGTLYFGRNTSVADEVVGNLKGPLGDPRVRRALLMAIDRKGIVKAGAGGVGEVADSLTTDNLWGDAPAEIRDGLRKDLPAYPYDPAKAKALAAEAGVSGQKIVIATSPLDSQTTIITQAVAQAATAIGLKPQIDSVSAEKYSTLFTDPAAREGIDLFLTFWYTSITDPLDMYGSLQTGAFSNYGNWSEPQFDAAVDRAIAAYDPAEHAKANAEAQAVAMRDLPWLPLYTQPVSVFLGKRITGAQPSIAYLYYPWAAEIGAKG, translated from the coding sequence ATGTCATCACCCCGAACGGGATCGCCGCGAACAGGATCACCCCGACGCCACCAGCTCCTCCGACGCCACCAGCTCCTCCGGCTCCTCCGGCTCCGCTCGGCCGCAGCCGCCGGGCTCGCCGCGGCCGCGGTGCTCCTCACGAGCGCGTGCAGCGGTACCGCGAACAAGCCGTCGGACGGCGCCACCGCCTACCGGCTCACGGACCGGACACCCGCCCCCGCCGGCGCCGTCGACTCGTTCACCTGGTCCGTCTTCGCCGAGCCGACCAGCATCGACTACGCCTACTCGTTCGACTACCCGCCGAACCAGATCCTCGCCAACGTCTGCGAGAGCCTGCTGCGCTGGGACCCGGACCTGACGACCTCGCCGAACCTCGCGGCCTCGTACACCAACCCCACCCCCACCACCTGGGTCTACCAGATCCGCCCCGGCGTGCGCTTCCACGACGGGACCGAGCTCACCGCCGACGACGTCGTGGCCTCCCTGCGCCGCAACCTCGACCCGCAGACGGCCAGCGTCTGGGCCTACCCCTTCCGGAACGTCACCTCGGTCGACCGGACCGGAGCCATGGAAGTCACCGTCACCCTGGCGAAGCCCGACTCCACCTTCAACAAGTACCTCGCCGCGAGCCCCGGCACGATCGAGTCCGCCGCCACCCTCGCCAAGGCCGGCAAGAATTACGGCAATCCGCAGACCGGCGTGAACTGCACCGGCCCCTTCTCCTTCGCCTCCTGGACGTCAGGCCAGTCGCTCACCCTCAAGCGGTTCGACGACTACTGGAACCCTGAGCTCAAGGCCAAGTCCGGCGAGGTGAAGTTCGTCTTCCTCGCCGACCCGACCACCCGCGTCAACGCCTTCCAGAGCGGCGAGGTCGACGGCGGCTGGATGGTCCCGCCCAACGCGTACGCGGGACTGCGCGCGAGTCAGGCCGGCACGCTCTACTTCGGCCGCAACACCTCGGTCGCCGACGAGGTCGTCGGCAACCTCAAGGGCCCACTCGGCGACCCCCGGGTGCGCCGCGCCCTGCTCATGGCCATCGACCGCAAGGGCATCGTCAAGGCCGGAGCCGGAGGGGTCGGCGAGGTCGCGGACTCCCTCACCACCGACAACCTCTGGGGCGACGCGCCCGCCGAGATACGCGACGGCCTGCGCAAGGACCTGCCCGCGTACCCCTATGACCCGGCCAAGGCCAAGGCGCTCGCCGCCGAGGCCGGAGTCTCCGGTCAGAAGATCGTGATCGCGACCAGCCCGCTGGACTCCCAGACGACGATCATCACCCAGGCCGTCGCCCAGGCCGCCACGGCCATCGGACTGAAGCCGCAGATCGACTCCGTCTCCGCGGAGAAGTACTCGACCCTCTTCACCGACCCGGCCGCACGCGAGGGCATCGACCTGTTCCTCACCTTCTGGTACACGTCCATCACCGACCCGCTCGACATGTACGGATCACTGCAGACCGGCGCGTTCAGCAACTACGGCAACTGGTCCGAGCCGCAGTTCGACGCCGCCGTGGACCGTGCCATCGCGGCGTACGACCCGGCCGAGCACGCCAAGGCCAACGCCGAGGCCCAGGCCGTCGCCATGCGGGACCTGCCGTGGCTGCCCCTGTACACCCAGCCCGTGAGCGTCTTCCTCGGCAAGCGGATCACCGGCGCCCAGCCGTCCATCGCCTACCTCTACTACCCGTGGGCGGCCGAGATCGGGGCCAAGGGATGA
- a CDS encoding amidohydrolase — protein sequence MGNTRQPVKQRADTVFIGGRVFTGTSSAPVDAAVAVADGRILAVADASTVRSLADGSTEVVDLAGGLLVPGFQDAHVHPVVAGVQMLGCDLAEERTIDGYLAVVAAYAKDHPDASWIRGGGWSMDVFPGGTPTRAMLDAVVPDRPVVLTNRDGHGAWANTRAFHLAGVDRTTPDPPDGRIEREADGTPAGTLQEGAVDLVTRHAPIATPDESHAGLLAAQEHLFSLGVTSWQDAMIGAFPGNPDNFGVYLRAAREGALRARVVGALWWDRERGLEQIPDLEERRRTGRVGRFNATSVKIMQDGIAENFTAGMLEPYLDGCGCATGNSGLSFIDPELLTEAVSRLDRSGFQIHFHALGDRAVREVLDALTAARDANGANDNRHHLAHLQIVHPDDISRFASLGAAANIQALWAAHEPQMDELTIPFLGPERAALQYPFGDLQRAGARLVAGSDWSVSSPNPLWGIHVAVNRAVPDEAPNAAGSHQPCPPFFPEQALTLSQALTAYTAGSAWANHLDDVTGTVEAGKYADLVVLDRDPFAHPSEEIAETRVSRTYIDGELVFAATS from the coding sequence ATGGGCAACACAAGGCAGCCGGTCAAGCAGCGGGCCGACACCGTCTTCATCGGAGGGCGGGTCTTCACCGGGACCTCGTCCGCCCCGGTCGACGCCGCCGTCGCCGTGGCCGACGGCCGGATCCTCGCCGTCGCCGACGCGAGCACCGTGCGCTCGCTCGCGGACGGTTCCACCGAGGTCGTCGACCTGGCCGGCGGCCTCCTCGTCCCCGGGTTCCAGGACGCCCACGTCCACCCCGTCGTGGCCGGTGTCCAGATGCTCGGCTGCGACCTGGCCGAGGAACGCACCATCGACGGCTACCTGGCCGTGGTGGCCGCCTACGCCAAGGACCACCCGGACGCGTCCTGGATCCGCGGCGGCGGCTGGTCGATGGACGTCTTCCCCGGAGGCACGCCCACCCGCGCCATGCTCGACGCGGTCGTGCCGGACCGGCCCGTCGTACTCACCAACCGCGACGGCCACGGAGCCTGGGCCAACACCCGTGCCTTCCACCTCGCGGGCGTCGACCGCACCACCCCCGATCCGCCGGACGGCAGGATCGAGCGGGAGGCCGACGGAACCCCGGCCGGCACCCTTCAGGAAGGCGCCGTCGACCTGGTCACCCGTCACGCGCCCATTGCGACGCCCGACGAGTCGCACGCCGGCCTGCTCGCCGCGCAGGAGCACCTCTTCTCCCTCGGCGTGACCAGCTGGCAGGACGCCATGATCGGCGCCTTCCCCGGCAACCCCGACAACTTCGGCGTCTACCTGCGCGCCGCACGCGAGGGAGCTCTGCGCGCACGCGTCGTCGGCGCCCTGTGGTGGGACCGCGAACGCGGCCTGGAGCAGATCCCCGACCTGGAGGAGCGCCGCCGCACCGGCCGGGTGGGCCGCTTCAACGCCACCAGCGTGAAGATCATGCAGGACGGGATCGCCGAGAACTTCACGGCGGGCATGCTGGAGCCCTACCTCGACGGCTGCGGCTGCGCCACCGGGAACTCCGGACTCAGCTTCATCGATCCGGAGCTGCTCACCGAGGCGGTGTCCCGGCTCGACCGCTCGGGCTTCCAGATCCACTTCCACGCCCTGGGCGACCGCGCCGTCCGCGAGGTGCTCGACGCCCTCACCGCGGCCCGCGACGCCAACGGCGCCAACGACAACCGGCACCACCTCGCCCACCTGCAGATCGTCCACCCCGACGACATAAGCCGCTTCGCGAGCCTGGGCGCGGCCGCCAACATCCAGGCCCTGTGGGCCGCGCACGAACCGCAGATGGACGAGCTGACGATCCCCTTCCTGGGCCCCGAGCGTGCCGCCCTGCAGTATCCGTTCGGTGACCTCCAGCGGGCCGGAGCCCGCCTGGTCGCCGGCAGCGACTGGTCGGTCAGCAGCCCCAACCCGCTGTGGGGCATCCACGTCGCCGTCAACCGGGCCGTACCCGACGAGGCGCCCAACGCCGCCGGGAGCCACCAGCCCTGCCCGCCGTTCTTCCCCGAGCAGGCCCTGACCCTCTCCCAGGCCCTCACCGCCTACACCGCCGGCAGCGCCTGGGCCAACCACCTCGACGACGTCACCGGCACCGTCGAGGCGGGCAAGTACGCGGACCTCGTCGTCCTCGACCGGGATCCCTTCGCCCACCCCTCCGAGGAGATCGCCGAGACCAGGGTGAGCCGCACCTACATCGACGGCGAGCTCGTCTTCGCCGCCACCAGCTGA
- a CDS encoding TetR/AcrR family transcriptional regulator, with protein sequence MPKSSDTPARSKRAGSQLTPDAIIEASLRIAARGSEDAFTVRRLGEELGADPTAIYRHFRDKDELLLSVADRTLGEVLDSIPEGLDWKDRLRALADGSLEVALKYPVVGSTMASRTTRRPNEFRVVELIIGAVTEAGLDGAEAAVHYRMVGDSLLAYVGQRAAYLLFDAEIREADESSWSREYRLVDPQGFPHITRLSTQLAEVTDEQIFRARVEALITAIETRVETLRGA encoded by the coding sequence ATGCCGAAGTCATCCGACACACCCGCCCGGTCCAAGCGCGCGGGCAGCCAGCTCACACCCGACGCGATCATCGAAGCCAGCCTGCGCATCGCCGCTCGCGGCAGCGAGGACGCCTTCACCGTCCGCCGTCTCGGCGAGGAACTCGGCGCCGACCCCACAGCGATCTACCGGCACTTCCGCGACAAGGACGAACTGCTGCTCTCCGTCGCCGACCGCACGCTCGGCGAGGTCCTCGACAGCATCCCCGAGGGCCTCGACTGGAAGGACCGGCTGCGCGCCCTCGCGGACGGCTCCCTGGAGGTCGCGCTCAAGTACCCGGTGGTCGGTTCGACCATGGCCAGCCGGACCACCCGCAGACCCAACGAGTTCCGGGTCGTCGAGCTCATCATCGGGGCCGTCACGGAGGCCGGCCTGGACGGGGCGGAAGCGGCCGTCCACTACCGGATGGTCGGCGACTCCCTCCTCGCCTACGTCGGCCAGCGCGCCGCCTACCTGCTGTTCGACGCGGAGATCCGGGAGGCCGACGAGTCCTCCTGGAGCCGCGAGTACCGCCTGGTCGACCCGCAGGGGTTCCCCCACATCACCCGACTGAGCACCCAGCTGGCCGAGGTGACGGACGAGCAGATCTTCCGGGCCCGGGTCGAGGCCCTGATCACCGCGATCGAGACGCGGGTCGAGACGCTGCGCGGCGCGTAG
- a CDS encoding flavin monoamine oxidase family protein — protein sequence MHHLRNEPASPPRSADRAGIPDRIRLAFALHAEARRRGMPVEEVAGERAEAVRRESVRRETVRHERGHDEERRTAPPAGTFGRRRLLGAAGALTAAAALPGGLLTPNRAAAATGAGAPRVVVVGAGLAGLRCAHRLWNRPNPVAATVYEADATRIGGRCWSLRGFFDNGAVHEHGGAFISSTDTAVLDLARGLGLRRELANGGELHAGDYAAWIDGGSYPGLSQQDDWTAEAYDAFSASYAAVGSPRHDSHTPEAYRLDQLSCLDYLDEIGLAPGSRLGQLIQSLQLQSGGEPAEASALGMIGFLGSSSVFAGGRGFDEKYHLVGGNDQLVSGMAAQLPAGAVRQGYELIALRQNGDGSYTCTFDHDGSTVSVPADHVVLALPFSTLRDVDLSQANLSARKLTAIRQQGMGQNAKLVAQLSAKTWPGLGYNGISNTGPLGYQTAWDGSVASGANGAPALLVNFPGGNTARDMLTGAAHGPAPEADVHWFLSQIEHMYPGTTAAFTGKAYEDHWSRAPWQRGAYHYYKIGQYTSIAGCEGIQEGRIHFAGEHTDVDNSTLNAAVSSGERVAAEIVCQI from the coding sequence ATGCATCACCTGCGCAACGAACCTGCTTCCCCACCCCGTTCGGCCGACCGGGCCGGCATACCCGACCGGATCCGCCTCGCGTTCGCCCTGCACGCCGAAGCGCGCAGGCGCGGCATGCCCGTCGAGGAGGTCGCAGGCGAGCGCGCCGAGGCCGTCCGCCGCGAGAGCGTCCGTCGTGAGACCGTCCGCCACGAGCGCGGCCACGACGAAGAACGGCGAACCGCCCCGCCCGCGGGGACGTTCGGCCGCCGCCGGCTCCTCGGCGCCGCGGGCGCGCTGACCGCCGCCGCGGCACTGCCCGGCGGGCTGCTCACCCCGAACCGGGCGGCGGCGGCCACCGGAGCCGGCGCGCCGCGCGTCGTGGTCGTCGGCGCCGGGCTCGCGGGACTGCGCTGCGCCCACCGATTGTGGAACCGGCCGAACCCGGTCGCCGCCACGGTGTACGAGGCCGACGCCACCCGCATCGGCGGCCGCTGCTGGTCCCTGCGCGGCTTCTTCGACAACGGCGCGGTCCACGAGCACGGCGGGGCCTTCATCAGCTCCACCGACACCGCGGTCCTCGACCTGGCCCGCGGCCTGGGCCTGCGACGGGAGCTCGCAAACGGCGGCGAACTGCACGCCGGGGACTACGCCGCCTGGATCGACGGCGGCTCCTACCCCGGGCTCAGCCAGCAGGACGACTGGACCGCGGAGGCCTACGACGCGTTCAGCGCCTCGTACGCGGCCGTCGGCAGCCCGCGCCACGACAGCCACACCCCGGAGGCGTACCGGCTGGACCAGCTCTCCTGCCTGGACTACCTCGACGAGATCGGGCTGGCCCCCGGCTCCCGGCTCGGCCAGCTGATCCAGTCCCTCCAGCTCCAGTCGGGCGGCGAACCCGCCGAGGCCTCCGCGCTGGGAATGATCGGCTTCCTCGGATCCTCGTCCGTCTTCGCGGGAGGGCGCGGCTTCGACGAGAAGTACCACCTCGTCGGCGGGAACGACCAGCTCGTCAGCGGGATGGCGGCGCAGCTTCCGGCCGGCGCCGTCCGGCAGGGCTACGAGCTCATCGCCCTGCGGCAGAACGGCGACGGCTCGTACACCTGCACCTTCGACCACGACGGCAGCACGGTCTCGGTGCCCGCCGACCACGTCGTGCTGGCCCTGCCCTTCAGCACCCTGCGCGACGTCGATCTCTCCCAGGCCAACCTGTCCGCCCGCAAGCTGACCGCCATCCGGCAGCAGGGCATGGGCCAGAACGCGAAGCTCGTCGCCCAGCTGTCGGCCAAGACCTGGCCGGGGCTCGGCTACAACGGCATCAGCAACACCGGCCCGCTCGGCTACCAGACGGCCTGGGACGGCTCGGTCGCGTCGGGAGCCAACGGGGCACCGGCGCTGCTGGTCAACTTCCCCGGCGGGAACACCGCCCGCGACATGCTCACCGGAGCCGCGCACGGCCCGGCGCCCGAGGCGGACGTGCACTGGTTCCTCTCCCAGATCGAGCACATGTACCCGGGCACCACGGCCGCGTTCACCGGCAAGGCGTACGAGGACCACTGGTCGCGCGCCCCGTGGCAGCGGGGCGCCTACCACTACTACAAGATCGGCCAGTACACCTCGATCGCCGGCTGCGAAGGGATCCAGGAAGGCCGGATCCACTTCGCGGGCGAGCACACCGACGTGGACAACTCCACGCTGAACGCGGCGGTTTCCTCCGGTGAACGCGTCGCGGCCGAGATCGTCTGCCAGATCTGA